One Echinicola strongylocentroti DNA window includes the following coding sequences:
- a CDS encoding VPS10 domain-containing protein: MRILFVVVFFHVTLLQAQVYQDNIHKLKTERVVSGDEITWRQFGPGNAGFANLLRYHPTIPGTVALCPDMWNAYQSENNGKRWYGITDEDGDGTFYHLRDLYYSYSDPKMGLAISSSELWITKDTGRNWEVVKNCPWYKVGQDGEDIDRWKKKVASLAIDPTDSHKWFVGGGTNVRGQEWLSCYKDLKASAPHGIPSDYQGMVWRTTDAGSSWEMVNKGLHPKAQVGRIIVNPLDPQVVFAASNYGLYRSENGGDSWTQIGESQLDNNIIMDMDFYFDQSTGRFVLYVLDQVQYHPSGQSTSCSGGVFYSDDAGDTWEEINGNLGLDINRLSGGVPKNYYQYLSKWFDLPIDEVTKQYPELPKSALQRFNMVSADPSRDGAVYVGFADPQIGNSIMPGRLWATTDFGKNWTSTARLYRETWAKDSVYWASREQPISQNMVVGHFSPHMRHGDDYALRSMRALDVGPDGSVMIISDHSTMLSTDHGKSWQQMDETETPKGGLVGHGNSNLPGLTIAQDRRTAVPLFGSGEHRLWIPTGERVDGVMAVKYVPSTQETVSNIVYDPYDPQTLYATSNRQAHKECVFRSTDGGDTWENYGIATPATKRWKDDFYTNGLTIDPIDNQFMYVGITRIVDREKADQGGFFYSEDFGKTFQQRNNGLPVPARINDVQFDPRDESRKSLFIAAQKNDKAYFSPIAEGGLYHSSDRGKNWSEVKLPAEVEGVQFIKFDLTGRMYITTGHHTGGQGLWYSDDYGLTWQQMFPIGGVECIDISPFDPKLLVVSVGYEAKNPGIYISWDRGKSWHKNNRGITAPHRIEDVKFDLTDASKIWLATLGSGFYEGSINVPNATQKIKAVPRTISGKAGTDHSVEVEVLEAGWRSKERAFYSENEAIASVGTDGTVTLHSRGQTKIWLTTGGLTGATDYVVVTVE; encoded by the coding sequence ATGAGGATTCTATTCGTAGTAGTTTTTTTTCATGTTACCTTGCTTCAGGCTCAGGTCTATCAGGATAATATCCATAAGCTGAAAACTGAACGTGTCGTTTCCGGAGATGAAATCACCTGGCGGCAATTTGGGCCGGGGAATGCTGGATTTGCCAACCTGCTCAGGTACCATCCCACTATCCCCGGAACGGTGGCGTTGTGCCCGGATATGTGGAATGCTTACCAGTCTGAAAATAACGGCAAGCGGTGGTATGGAATCACCGATGAAGATGGAGATGGTACCTTTTACCACTTGCGGGATTTGTATTATTCGTATTCAGACCCCAAAATGGGACTGGCGATTTCATCTTCTGAATTATGGATCACCAAGGACACAGGAAGAAATTGGGAAGTAGTGAAAAATTGTCCGTGGTATAAGGTAGGCCAGGATGGGGAAGATATAGACAGGTGGAAGAAGAAAGTGGCTTCTTTGGCCATTGATCCCACCGATAGCCACAAATGGTTTGTAGGGGGAGGGACGAATGTGCGTGGTCAGGAGTGGCTGTCTTGTTATAAAGACCTCAAAGCTTCAGCGCCTCATGGCATTCCTTCTGATTACCAGGGAATGGTTTGGCGGACCACGGACGCAGGAAGTAGCTGGGAAATGGTGAATAAAGGACTCCATCCAAAAGCCCAAGTAGGAAGGATTATTGTCAACCCACTAGATCCGCAAGTGGTTTTTGCGGCTTCCAACTATGGCCTCTATCGCTCTGAAAACGGTGGAGATAGCTGGACCCAAATTGGCGAAAGTCAATTGGACAACAATATCATCATGGACATGGACTTTTATTTTGACCAATCTACTGGGCGATTTGTGCTCTATGTCCTTGACCAAGTGCAGTACCATCCATCTGGACAATCCACAAGCTGCTCTGGAGGGGTTTTTTACTCTGATGATGCGGGTGATACTTGGGAAGAAATAAATGGAAATTTAGGCCTGGACATTAACCGACTTTCGGGGGGCGTGCCCAAAAACTATTACCAGTATCTTTCCAAGTGGTTTGATCTTCCTATCGATGAAGTAACCAAGCAATATCCCGAGCTTCCGAAAAGTGCCCTGCAACGATTCAATATGGTCAGTGCGGATCCGAGTCGTGATGGTGCGGTGTATGTAGGTTTTGCAGATCCACAGATAGGAAACTCGATTATGCCAGGTCGCTTGTGGGCCACTACCGATTTCGGAAAAAACTGGACAAGTACAGCGCGACTTTATCGGGAGACTTGGGCCAAGGACAGTGTTTATTGGGCCTCAAGGGAGCAGCCGATCAGTCAAAATATGGTGGTCGGCCATTTTTCACCACACATGCGGCACGGGGATGATTATGCGTTGAGGTCCATGCGGGCACTGGATGTGGGACCGGATGGTAGCGTAATGATCATATCCGACCACAGCACCATGCTGAGCACTGACCATGGTAAAAGTTGGCAACAGATGGACGAAACCGAAACACCTAAGGGTGGCTTGGTAGGTCATGGCAATTCCAACCTCCCCGGTCTGACGATAGCACAGGATCGTAGGACGGCAGTTCCTTTATTTGGTTCGGGAGAACACCGGCTGTGGATACCCACTGGCGAAAGGGTGGATGGGGTCATGGCGGTAAAATATGTCCCCAGTACACAAGAAACGGTGAGTAATATAGTTTATGATCCCTACGATCCCCAAACCCTTTACGCTACTTCCAATCGCCAAGCGCATAAAGAGTGTGTTTTTCGCAGTACGGATGGTGGGGATACTTGGGAAAACTACGGCATAGCTACTCCGGCGACCAAACGCTGGAAGGATGATTTTTACACGAATGGCCTTACCATAGATCCTATAGACAACCAGTTTATGTATGTAGGAATCACCCGGATTGTGGATCGGGAAAAAGCTGACCAAGGAGGTTTTTTCTATTCAGAAGATTTTGGCAAAACCTTCCAGCAAAGGAACAATGGATTGCCCGTTCCTGCGCGGATCAACGACGTACAATTTGATCCTAGGGACGAAAGCAGGAAATCACTTTTTATTGCTGCTCAGAAAAATGACAAGGCCTATTTTTCCCCTATTGCTGAAGGAGGACTTTACCATTCCTCTGACCGTGGGAAAAACTGGTCTGAGGTAAAATTGCCTGCTGAAGTGGAAGGGGTGCAGTTTATCAAGTTTGACCTTACGGGTAGAATGTACATTACCACTGGCCACCATACGGGAGGGCAGGGGTTATGGTATTCAGATGACTATGGACTTACTTGGCAACAAATGTTTCCGATCGGAGGAGTGGAATGTATCGATATTTCGCCATTCGACCCTAAATTACTGGTGGTTTCGGTGGGGTATGAGGCCAAAAACCCCGGGATATATATTAGCTGGGACAGGGGAAAGTCATGGCATAAGAATAATAGGGGAATTACTGCTCCCCATCGGATAGAAGATGTGAAGTTTGACCTTACTGATGCTAGCAAAATCTGGCTGGCGACTTTAGGCAGTGGTTTTTACGAAGGAAGTATCAACGTCCCAAACGCCACTCAAAAAATAAAAGCTGTCCCAAGGACGATTTCTGGAAAAGCGGGGACCGACCACTCCGTGGAAGTAGAAGTATTAGAGGCCGGTTGGAGAAGTAAGGAACGTGCCTTTTATTCCGAAAATGAAGCCATAGCCTCTGTGGGTACTGACGGTACTGTTACCCTTCACAGCAGGGGCCAGACAAAAATCTGGCTTACTACCGGAGGCCTGACCGGCGCTACGGATTATGTGGTAGTTACGGTGGAGTGA
- a CDS encoding AraC family transcriptional regulator, with the protein MKPHLKQVTTSSECSFKVKVFEEPQFKAEWHFHPQYELTYMVQSTGIRYVGDSMYPFYRGDLVLVGKNVPHSWKTVGGNGKCVKCIIIQWDESLLKYWLDLPEFSNIRKLLMNSSYGIAFDHQTSIAMEAEFIDLVNKRPFDRLLSFLRILNTLANDSSTSLLAGPGFGKALSNKESQRVNQINSYIKDNILEEIRLNEIADRLALSKEAFCRFFKKTFDKTFTHYVNEYKITLASQMLIETELSVSEVGYRSGFNNLSFFHRQFNLYKQMSPQNYRKQFRNIPTANEK; encoded by the coding sequence ATGAAACCTCATTTAAAGCAAGTGACCACCTCTTCTGAATGCTCATTTAAAGTGAAGGTTTTTGAAGAGCCCCAGTTCAAGGCAGAATGGCATTTTCATCCACAGTATGAACTTACCTATATGGTTCAATCAACTGGAATTAGGTATGTGGGTGATTCGATGTACCCCTTTTACCGGGGGGACTTAGTGCTCGTCGGAAAGAATGTCCCGCATTCTTGGAAAACTGTAGGAGGTAATGGAAAGTGTGTAAAATGCATTATTATCCAATGGGATGAATCCTTGCTGAAGTATTGGTTGGATTTGCCAGAATTTTCGAATATCCGTAAATTACTGATGAATTCTTCCTATGGAATTGCATTTGATCACCAAACATCAATAGCGATGGAAGCGGAGTTTATTGATCTAGTAAATAAGCGTCCTTTTGACAGATTGCTGTCCTTTCTACGGATTCTAAATACCCTTGCCAATGATTCCAGTACCTCCCTGCTTGCTGGACCGGGTTTTGGTAAGGCGCTCTCCAATAAAGAGAGTCAACGTGTCAATCAGATAAATAGCTATATCAAGGACAATATTTTAGAAGAAATACGTCTTAATGAGATAGCAGATAGACTTGCGCTCTCCAAAGAAGCGTTTTGTCGGTTTTTTAAAAAGACTTTTGACAAAACTTTTACCCATTACGTGAATGAGTACAAGATCACTCTTGCTAGTCAAATGCTTATCGAAACAGAGTTGTCCGTCTCTGAGGTTGGCTATCGATCCGGGTTTAATAATTTGTCATTTTTTCATCGCCAATTTAACTTATATAAGCAAATGTCTCCCCAAAATTACCGTAAGCAGTTCCGAAACATTCCGACAGCTAATGAAAAATAG
- a CDS encoding mandelate racemase/muconate lactonizing enzyme family protein: MNDLAIREVKFFKASSELKKPIADSTHSLTEISFIVLRIQLENGVIGESYLLSFQYSPNAIIGALKDIVPLIKGFKAFETGMVYQKLENLFEYFGNQGLLRWVQSAINIAMWDAWGKVQGQPVQKLLGVTKKNVNIYGSGGWLSYSIDELIQEVTDYADRGFKAVKIKVGSPKVSTDLNRLREIREAVGDKVDIMMDANQGMDLPSAIKLAQNARDLNIHWFEEPVHHQDFQAYQILKNQTGISLAMGEREFDTLPLRELVTRNALDIWQPDILRIGGVEAWRESAALAHSFHLPVLPHYYKDYDVPLLCTIPNGVGAESFDWIDPLIDNPMVIQDGYAKPHDLPGWGFSFIDDRLTEIK; the protein is encoded by the coding sequence ATGAATGACCTAGCCATTAGGGAAGTGAAATTTTTCAAAGCCTCTTCCGAACTCAAAAAGCCCATAGCGGACTCTACGCATTCGCTAACCGAAATCTCCTTTATTGTCTTGAGAATTCAGCTGGAAAATGGAGTTATTGGGGAATCATACCTATTATCCTTCCAGTATTCTCCAAATGCGATTATAGGAGCGCTGAAGGATATAGTTCCCTTGATCAAGGGCTTCAAGGCTTTTGAAACAGGAATGGTTTATCAGAAGTTGGAAAATCTCTTTGAATATTTTGGCAACCAAGGCCTACTTCGTTGGGTACAATCAGCCATCAACATCGCTATGTGGGATGCTTGGGGAAAAGTACAAGGTCAACCTGTCCAAAAGCTACTAGGAGTAACCAAAAAAAACGTAAACATCTATGGGAGTGGCGGTTGGCTCTCCTACAGTATAGATGAACTCATACAAGAAGTAACGGATTATGCTGACAGGGGATTCAAAGCGGTAAAGATAAAAGTCGGTTCGCCAAAGGTTTCCACAGACCTGAATCGCTTGCGAGAAATACGGGAAGCAGTAGGTGACAAAGTAGACATTATGATGGATGCCAACCAAGGAATGGATCTACCATCTGCTATTAAATTGGCCCAGAATGCTCGTGACCTAAACATCCACTGGTTTGAAGAGCCAGTGCACCACCAAGACTTCCAAGCCTATCAAATACTTAAAAACCAGACTGGCATCTCACTGGCCATGGGAGAAAGAGAATTTGACACACTCCCATTGAGGGAGTTGGTTACCCGAAATGCGCTGGATATCTGGCAGCCGGACATCCTCAGGATTGGTGGAGTTGAAGCATGGAGGGAGAGTGCCGCTTTGGCCCATAGTTTTCACCTTCCCGTGCTACCTCATTACTACAAAGACTATGACGTGCCCCTATTATGCACCATACCCAATGGGGTCGGGGCAGAATCGTTCGACTGGATTGACCCGCTGATTGACAATCCCATGGTCATTCAGGATGGGTATGCCAAACCGCATGATTTGCCTGGTTGGGGTTTTAGTTTTATTGATGACCGATTAACAGAAATCAAATGA
- a CDS encoding SDR family NAD(P)-dependent oxidoreductase, with amino-acid sequence MSKNVFSLEGKLALVTGGGTGIGLGIAQAFVKAGAQVVITGRREYVLQQAVEQLGNNTVYVVNDITDKEAIPSLVAEIEQNVGAINILVNNAGIHHKAMAQDTSDEDFERVIQTNLLSVFSLTRECAKYMLERKSGSIIMIGSMAGLFGIDRVVAYGSSKTALTGLVNALVTEYSTSNVRVNAIAPGWIESKMFINAINNDPERKAQITNRIAMDHFGQPEDIGHAAVFLSSEAARYITGVVLPVDGGATVNF; translated from the coding sequence ATGAGCAAAAATGTTTTTTCATTAGAAGGGAAATTGGCCCTTGTGACAGGCGGTGGAACAGGAATAGGGTTGGGTATTGCCCAGGCTTTCGTGAAAGCGGGTGCACAAGTGGTGATTACAGGACGTAGAGAGTATGTTTTACAACAGGCCGTAGAACAACTCGGAAACAACACCGTGTATGTGGTCAATGACATCACCGATAAAGAGGCCATCCCATCTCTAGTAGCAGAAATAGAGCAAAATGTAGGTGCCATTAATATTCTGGTCAACAATGCAGGAATCCACCACAAGGCGATGGCTCAGGATACTTCTGACGAGGATTTTGAGCGAGTCATTCAAACCAACTTGTTGAGCGTCTTCAGTTTGACCCGAGAGTGTGCCAAATACATGCTGGAACGAAAGAGCGGCTCGATCATTATGATTGGTTCAATGGCCGGGCTTTTCGGTATTGACAGAGTAGTGGCTTATGGCTCCTCCAAGACAGCACTGACAGGCCTTGTCAATGCTTTGGTTACAGAGTACTCGACCAGTAATGTACGTGTCAATGCAATCGCTCCTGGCTGGATCGAATCCAAAATGTTTATAAATGCAATTAACAATGACCCTGAAAGAAAAGCGCAAATCACGAACCGAATAGCCATGGATCATTTCGGGCAACCTGAGGACATAGGCCATGCAGCGGTTTTCTTATCATCTGAGGCAGCAAGGTATATTACCGGTGTAGTGCTCCCAGTGGATGGAGGTGCCACAGTAAATTTCTAA
- a CDS encoding aldo/keto reductase — protein MNSPTYIDDYLTSKAFDGQSRLVYGTSGLGGVWGSVQESESIDAVLYALEHGVSVFDTAPSYGNAQEILGRALAQWKGSRPFVSTKVGRLRGEDAFDFKLDFSSEGMTKSLENSLTALGLDHVDLLFLHEPQLVPLENIDSTLDTLKRFKEEGLVKRIGVGGNPTVAFLPYITKDNFDVVSGFLKMDACNLSTFEGDIQLLKKEHIAYYAASALHFGLLGNRYEQCLKDGADGNWIIQADLDNAKAVKKIADEQNMPLSSLAQRYLFSIEEADRVVVGARNLGQITTTIEDWKQGKLPKVVFDQITNTILK, from the coding sequence ATGAACAGCCCCACTTACATTGACGATTATTTGACCAGCAAGGCTTTTGATGGACAGAGCCGGCTAGTCTACGGAACATCAGGCCTAGGAGGCGTTTGGGGCTCCGTGCAGGAGTCCGAATCTATTGATGCGGTACTATATGCACTGGAACATGGTGTTTCCGTCTTCGATACAGCCCCATCCTATGGAAATGCCCAAGAAATCCTTGGTCGAGCACTTGCTCAGTGGAAAGGATCCCGGCCATTCGTAAGCACAAAAGTAGGTCGACTAAGAGGAGAAGACGCCTTTGATTTCAAGTTGGACTTTTCTAGTGAGGGGATGACCAAAAGTCTGGAAAACAGTTTGACCGCCCTTGGACTGGATCACGTTGACTTGTTATTCCTCCATGAGCCACAACTGGTACCCTTAGAAAATATTGACTCTACTCTTGACACTCTAAAGCGCTTCAAAGAAGAAGGACTAGTCAAAAGAATTGGTGTGGGAGGAAATCCCACCGTTGCATTTCTGCCTTATATCACCAAAGACAACTTTGATGTGGTCTCGGGTTTTTTGAAAATGGACGCTTGTAACCTGTCCACATTTGAAGGAGATATTCAACTACTTAAAAAAGAACACATTGCCTACTATGCAGCTTCTGCCCTTCATTTTGGTCTATTGGGCAACCGATATGAGCAATGTCTAAAAGATGGTGCAGATGGAAACTGGATCATCCAAGCAGATTTAGACAATGCCAAGGCTGTCAAAAAAATCGCTGATGAGCAGAACATGCCCCTGTCCTCTCTAGCACAACGCTATTTATTTTCCATTGAGGAGGCGGACCGTGTAGTGGTAGGAGCCAGAAACCTTGGACAAATAACTACCACCATCGAAGATTGGAAGCAGGGTAAGCTCCCAAAAGTTGTTTTTGACCAAATCACAAATACGATCTTAAAATGA
- a CDS encoding zinc-binding alcohol dehydrogenase family protein, which translates to MKTIRLNEPGKWEMLDVPKPAAEQLAPGNALLKVKKIGVCGTDLHAFKGTQPFFQYPRILGHELAVEVVAVGEAVDNVKVGDHCSVEPYYNDIIGQAVRRGKTNCGEHLKVLGVHVDGGMCEYFTYPAKFLHTSSKLSEDQLALIEPLAIGCHAVDRARIKEEDIVLVIGAGPIGLGTAQFAQLTGARVLVMDIDQNKLKICKEITGVKETLTADSDIKSKLLEILDGDLPTVILDATGSSNSMMKTFDYAAAGGTIVFIGLFIGDIVFDDPTFHKKEITLMASRAAMSHDFSKIIQLVEEGNIDPSTYITHRLKFDQVPSDFEKLYAHGSNLIKAIIEH; encoded by the coding sequence ATGAAAACCATCAGACTGAACGAACCAGGAAAATGGGAAATGCTTGACGTCCCAAAACCCGCTGCAGAACAGTTGGCTCCTGGAAATGCGTTATTGAAAGTAAAAAAAATTGGTGTCTGCGGTACAGATTTACATGCATTCAAAGGTACCCAACCATTTTTCCAATACCCAAGGATTCTAGGACATGAGCTTGCGGTGGAAGTCGTAGCGGTCGGTGAAGCAGTGGACAATGTCAAGGTCGGCGACCACTGCTCGGTAGAGCCCTACTATAATGACATCATCGGTCAGGCCGTTCGCCGAGGCAAAACCAACTGTGGTGAACACCTTAAAGTATTGGGTGTACACGTAGACGGTGGCATGTGTGAATACTTTACCTATCCAGCTAAATTTTTGCACACTTCATCAAAGCTCTCTGAAGACCAGCTAGCTTTAATAGAACCATTGGCCATAGGTTGCCATGCGGTAGATAGGGCAAGAATTAAAGAAGAAGATATCGTTTTGGTAATTGGTGCGGGACCAATCGGACTTGGCACCGCACAGTTTGCTCAGCTTACAGGCGCCCGGGTCCTTGTTATGGATATTGATCAGAACAAACTTAAAATATGCAAGGAAATTACCGGTGTGAAAGAAACCCTTACAGCTGACAGTGATATAAAATCCAAATTACTGGAAATATTGGATGGTGACTTGCCAACGGTCATTCTGGATGCCACTGGCAGTTCCAATTCCATGATGAAGACCTTTGATTATGCAGCTGCTGGAGGAACTATCGTCTTCATCGGCCTTTTTATTGGCGATATTGTATTTGACGATCCCACATTCCACAAAAAGGAAATCACCCTCATGGCCAGCCGTGCAGCCATGAGTCATGATTTTTCGAAAATCATCCAGCTGGTAGAAGAAGGTAATATCGACCCGTCTACTTATATCACGCACCGGCTCAAGTTTGATCAGGTACCTAGTGATTTTGAAAAACTCTATGCACATGGGTCGAACCTGATAAAAGCCATAATAGAACACTAA
- the fucP gene encoding L-fucose:H+ symporter permease, whose protein sequence is MSPKKANNSRFLVPLIIVMTLMFFWNLSRNINDVLIPHLKRACQLTDFQSSLVQSAFFGAYFLMALPAGWYIQKKGYRMGIITGLFISALGAFLFFPAAETRIYPLFLVALFVMAAGFAMLEVTASPYITKLGDPEGASSRLSMAAAIGSLGATIAPSLAALLLLHEVDVPQATIEAFTPVELEAFLSSEADLVKPPYLVLGGILALTAITVVFIKLPKIKDEQGGDKKPLIDILRFRHTLYGIGAEFFYIGAEIGIVSFIIRYAKWFRIPELTEQKSAQFITAYMALVLIGRLLGVYILKRYKPQQVLVFSSISAFIMVTAAIFTNGYFSLACLSAVGLFTSIIYPIIFSLSMQDLKEYTKTGSSVFLLGIVGGAIVPPVMGYISDTAGIKYAFIVPLICYVYLLFFAVEGYKVKIKEA, encoded by the coding sequence ATGTCCCCCAAAAAAGCAAATAATAGTCGGTTTCTGGTGCCACTCATCATCGTGATGACGCTGATGTTCTTCTGGAACTTGAGCAGAAATATCAATGATGTATTGATTCCTCACCTCAAGCGGGCATGTCAGCTTACTGACTTTCAGTCTTCCTTGGTACAATCGGCCTTTTTCGGGGCATACTTCCTCATGGCTTTACCTGCTGGCTGGTACATTCAAAAAAAGGGCTATCGCATGGGCATCATCACAGGGCTGTTCATTTCGGCACTTGGTGCTTTTCTATTCTTTCCGGCGGCAGAGACAAGGATCTATCCGCTCTTTCTGGTGGCACTGTTTGTCATGGCGGCTGGTTTTGCCATGTTGGAGGTGACCGCTTCGCCTTATATCACTAAGCTAGGTGACCCAGAAGGGGCTTCAAGTCGATTGAGCATGGCAGCAGCCATTGGCTCACTTGGGGCCACCATCGCACCTTCACTGGCGGCATTGCTGCTCCTGCACGAAGTGGATGTACCACAGGCCACCATCGAGGCTTTTACCCCTGTTGAGCTGGAAGCCTTTTTGTCTTCTGAGGCCGATCTGGTGAAGCCACCGTACCTGGTACTTGGAGGCATATTGGCTTTAACGGCCATCACGGTAGTTTTTATAAAACTGCCAAAAATCAAAGATGAGCAAGGGGGTGACAAAAAACCACTTATAGACATTTTAAGGTTCCGGCATACGCTATATGGCATAGGTGCTGAATTCTTTTATATAGGTGCTGAAATAGGAATCGTGAGCTTCATCATCCGGTACGCCAAGTGGTTTAGGATACCAGAGCTTACAGAGCAAAAATCAGCGCAGTTTATCACTGCATATATGGCCTTAGTGCTTATTGGCAGACTCTTAGGGGTGTATATTCTAAAACGATACAAACCCCAACAGGTATTGGTCTTTTCCTCAATCAGTGCATTTATCATGGTTACTGCAGCCATTTTTACCAATGGCTATTTTTCACTGGCCTGCTTATCCGCTGTCGGACTATTTACCTCCATCATTTACCCTATCATCTTCAGCCTAAGTATGCAGGACCTGAAGGAGTATACCAAGACAGGTTCATCAGTGTTCCTATTGGGAATTGTGGGAGGAGCTATCGTTCCGCCCGTTATGGGCTACATATCTGACACAGCAGGGATCAAGTATGCATTTATTGTTCCATTGATCTGCTATGTTTACCTATTGTTTTTTGCCGTGGAAGGTTATAAAGTGAAAATCAAAGAAGCTTAA
- a CDS encoding L-rhamnose mutarotase gives MNTKQFRRFTYFIQTAPRNIKALFESADWQRLLEKPETKEIRDLKIYRKGMDYFILLDTSATLDDKALLKALNRIKAFQLLQEKLTANGTSSAQLSKPLERIFELEQQDVYSPEEGQLKNSIGKHKRFVWTLLLEPTLIDEYKRVHAMGMAWPEITNNLKTIGVKDMEIYLHENRAFLIMDTVPGFDLEKVSPTWQKMPRENEWQEYVAKFQQTSPGSSIQEKWQSMVKI, from the coding sequence ATGAACACCAAACAGTTCAGGAGATTTACCTATTTTATCCAGACCGCCCCCCGCAATATCAAGGCACTTTTTGAAAGTGCTGATTGGCAACGTCTTTTGGAGAAACCCGAAACGAAGGAAATACGCGACCTGAAAATCTACAGAAAAGGGATGGATTATTTTATCCTTTTGGACACCTCAGCGACTTTGGACGATAAAGCCCTCCTAAAAGCCCTGAACCGTATAAAAGCGTTTCAATTACTTCAAGAAAAATTGACCGCAAATGGCACCTCCTCTGCACAGTTGAGTAAGCCTCTTGAACGGATATTCGAACTGGAACAGCAAGACGTTTATTCTCCAGAAGAAGGCCAATTAAAAAATAGCATAGGAAAGCACAAAAGGTTTGTATGGACCTTGCTCTTGGAGCCAACCCTGATTGATGAATATAAAAGGGTGCATGCCATGGGTATGGCCTGGCCGGAAATCACCAATAACTTAAAAACCATCGGTGTGAAGGACATGGAAATTTACTTACATGAAAATCGTGCGTTCCTGATTATGGATACTGTGCCAGGTTTTGACCTTGAAAAGGTCAGCCCCACTTGGCAAAAAATGCCTCGTGAAAATGAATGGCAGGAATACGTGGCAAAATTCCAACAAACCAGTCCGGGGAGCTCTATTCAAGAAAAATGGCAAAGTATGGTCAAAATTTAA